The proteins below come from a single Plectropomus leopardus isolate mb unplaced genomic scaffold, YSFRI_Pleo_2.0 unplaced_scaffold362, whole genome shotgun sequence genomic window:
- the tbpl2 gene encoding TATA box-binding protein-like 2 isoform X2 → MVLEIMDESALERYFDDSIANDSSFILGEELGLQCPAPSLAGKAGPSGELGEELDLSFLPDDLSTQEEPSRHDDTAASHTAALDLSHDSAICLDFNSQDSTAAAAEPQKGPSMAALVASPFCPMTPMTPMTPVTPVTERSGIIPQLQNIVSTVNLGCPLDLKFIALQARNAEYNPKRFAAVIMRIREPRTTALIFSSGKMVCTGAKSEEQSRLAARKYARVVQKLGFPARFLDFKIQNMVASCDVCFPIRLEGLVLTHQQFSSYEPELFPGLIYRMVKPRIVLLIFVSGKVVLTGAKERAEIYEAFENIYPILRGFRKQ, encoded by the exons ATGGTGCTTGAAATCATGGATGAGTCAGCGTTGGAGCGTTACTTTGATGACTCCATTGCAAAT gACTCCAGCTTCATTTTGGGGGAGGAGCTGGGCCTCCAGTGCCCTGCCCCCTCACTGGCGGGGAAGGCGGGACCGAGTGGCGAGCTGGGGGAGGAGCTCGACCTCAGCTTCCTACCTGATGACCTCAGCACGCAGGAGGAGCCGAGTCGTCATGATGACACAG CGGCGAGTCACACGGCAGCTCTGGACCTGTCTCACGACAGCGCCATCTGTCTGGACTTCAACTCCCAGGattccacagcagcagcagctgaaccCCAGAAGGGGCCGTCCATGGCGGCACTGGTCGCCTCCCCCTTCTGTCCCATGACCCCGATGACCCCCATGACCCCTGTTACCCCAGTGACCGAGAGGTCAGGAATCATCCCGCAGCTACA aaaCATCGTCTCCACGGTGAACCTCGGCTGTCCTCTGGATCTGAAGTTCATCGCCCTCCAAGCCAGAAATGCAGAGTACAACCCGAAG CGTTTCGCGGCCGTCATCATGAGGATCAGAGAGCCTCGGACCACCGCGCTCATCTTCAGCTCCGGGAAGATGGTCTGCACCGGAGCCAAGAG TGAGGAGCAGTCGCGGCTCGCAGCGAGGAAATACGCCCGCGTGGTCCAGAAACTGGGCTTCCCTGCCCGCTTCCTGGACTTTAAGATCCAGAACATGGTGGCGAGCTGCGACGTCTGTTTCCCCATCAGACTGGAGGGCCTGGTCCTGACGCACCAGCAGTTCAGCAG TTATGAGCCGGAGCTGTTTCCGGGCCTCATCTACCGCATGGTGAAGCCTCGCATCGTCCTGCTCATCTTCGTGTCCGGGAAAGTTGTCCTGACAG GAGCTAAAGAACGAGCTGAGATCTATGAGGCGTTTGAGAACATTTATCCCATCCTGAGAGGCTTCAGGAAACAGTGA
- the tbpl2 gene encoding TATA box-binding protein-like 2 isoform X1 produces MVLEIMDESALERYFDDSIANDSSFILGEELGLQCPAPSLAGKAGPSGELGEELDLSFLPDDLSTQEEPSRHDDTAASHTAALDLSHDSAICLDFNSQDSTAAAAEPQKGPSMAALVASPFCPMTPMTPMTPVTPVTERSGIIPQLQNIVSTVNLGCPLDLKFIALQARNAEYNPKRFAAVIMRIREPRTTALIFSSGKMVCTGAKSEEQSRLAARKYARVVQKLGFPARFLDFKIQNMVASCDVCFPIRLEGLVLTHQQFSSYEPELFPGLIYRMVKPRIVLLIFVSGKVVLTGNQTLEGLFFDFLQDVRLLILGAFSS; encoded by the exons ATGGTGCTTGAAATCATGGATGAGTCAGCGTTGGAGCGTTACTTTGATGACTCCATTGCAAAT gACTCCAGCTTCATTTTGGGGGAGGAGCTGGGCCTCCAGTGCCCTGCCCCCTCACTGGCGGGGAAGGCGGGACCGAGTGGCGAGCTGGGGGAGGAGCTCGACCTCAGCTTCCTACCTGATGACCTCAGCACGCAGGAGGAGCCGAGTCGTCATGATGACACAG CGGCGAGTCACACGGCAGCTCTGGACCTGTCTCACGACAGCGCCATCTGTCTGGACTTCAACTCCCAGGattccacagcagcagcagctgaaccCCAGAAGGGGCCGTCCATGGCGGCACTGGTCGCCTCCCCCTTCTGTCCCATGACCCCGATGACCCCCATGACCCCTGTTACCCCAGTGACCGAGAGGTCAGGAATCATCCCGCAGCTACA aaaCATCGTCTCCACGGTGAACCTCGGCTGTCCTCTGGATCTGAAGTTCATCGCCCTCCAAGCCAGAAATGCAGAGTACAACCCGAAG CGTTTCGCGGCCGTCATCATGAGGATCAGAGAGCCTCGGACCACCGCGCTCATCTTCAGCTCCGGGAAGATGGTCTGCACCGGAGCCAAGAG TGAGGAGCAGTCGCGGCTCGCAGCGAGGAAATACGCCCGCGTGGTCCAGAAACTGGGCTTCCCTGCCCGCTTCCTGGACTTTAAGATCCAGAACATGGTGGCGAGCTGCGACGTCTGTTTCCCCATCAGACTGGAGGGCCTGGTCCTGACGCACCAGCAGTTCAGCAG TTATGAGCCGGAGCTGTTTCCGGGCCTCATCTACCGCATGGTGAAGCCTCGCATCGTCCTGCTCATCTTCGTGTCCGGGAAAGTTGTCCTGACAGGTAATCAAACTCTGgagggtttgttttttgatttcttacaaGATGTTCGTCTCCTTATTTTAGGAGCTTTCTCAtcataa